From a region of the Mercurialis annua linkage group LG1-X, ddMerAnnu1.2, whole genome shotgun sequence genome:
- the LOC126665873 gene encoding probable ADP-ribosylation factor GTPase-activating protein AGD14 isoform X1 — MTKKEKEEERVERVIRGLLKLPENRKCINCNSLGPQYVCTTFLTFVCTNCSGVHREFTHRVKSVSMAKFNADEVSALQAGGNERAKQIYFKGWDPHRNSYPDGSNLHRLRDFIKHVYVDRKYSGDRGHDRLPRLKLGDKDDSHENRQVVLYSSGGSRSPSYEDRHERRSHTGGRNDDKNIKYYYDERRSPRYSQENSRSGGFKKSPARFEVVDDRFRDDGFRSRKDSDNHRFSHKDSTIGCLSPDYRKNKDRSSSPVIRPVQDILGENAPRLQIGRRSKAADRKENDASARNQIIASSSSKGSIEGKAILDRNQTSESLIDLASDSMKSDAAAAPQIQENHQSSNEGNSNSDESSKKQEAPQAPKPNTLEFLLYELSVPSVEPGNMPAAVVSPTESMGQMLALPDVSGASATASGGNMPIINDSSVSPMGQLSALPVSASGESFFDGGVSSTAPVETALSLLDTFDTTTPSPANFPSQPSSETSPQAVPDILGDSTSKFSNGQQQYQLSVFSTADGLSTIQESSTTTDGASNNQQWSSLEMANAQGSSSASAEHPSTDIIIADQDANRGIISQHLSMETKTFGRQELPVDLFTASYSSAPGSTPGWQNAAPYGMGYNVQYYPKAMPMQPYPHQPQAISSNPFDLHNTNPMQVSQFPSMENMRVAVPNVSAPGALSPTSSFDTNSSGLMANQAPSYASAMPLQTSSFPSPASAGAYMGQQQIHLNMPNARGQGGSFGPPNMSSSGYPSSSAPNSLHSGGGNPFG, encoded by the exons ATGACGAAGaaggagaaagaagaagagagagttGAAAGGGTAATTCGCGGTCTTTTGAAACTTCCTGAGAATCGAAAATGTATCAATTGCAATAGCTTG gGGCCGCAATATGTTTGCACAACTTTCTTGACATTTGTATGCACTAATTGTAGCGGAGTACA TCGAGAATTCACTCATCGCGTTAAATCAGTTTCGATGGCTAAATTTAATGCAGACGAAGTTAGTGCTCTTCAAGCTGGAGGCAATGAG AGAGCGAAACAAATTTACTTCAAAGGTTGGGATCCTCACCGTAATTCTTATCCTGATGGCAG TAATCTTCATAGGCTTCGCGATTTTATCAAGCATGTTTATGTGGATAGGAAATATTCTGGTGACAGAGGTCATGACAGGCTACCAAGGTTAAAACTG GGTGACAAGGATGATTCTCATGAAAACAGGCAGGTTGTTTTATATAGTAGTGGTGGCTCAAGGAGTCCTAGTTATGAGGACAGACATGAACGGAGATCTCATACAGGTGGAAGAAATGATGACaagaatataaaatattattatgatGAAAGAAGAAGTCCTCGTTATTCGCAAGAAAATTCAAGATCTGGAGGTTTCAAGAAAAGTCCTGCTCGTTTTGAAGTTGTTGATGACAGATTTCGGGATGATGGTTTTCGAAGCAGAAAGGATTCTGATAACCATAGGTTTTCACATAAAGATTCCACAATTGGGTGCTTGTCACCTGATTACAGAAAGAATAAGGATCGGTCCAGCTCTCCAGTGATACGACCTGTTCAAGATATATTAGGGGAGAATGCTCCACGTCTGCAGATTGGTCGACGCTCTAAAGCAGCTGATAGGAAAGAAAATGACGCTTCTGCTCGCAATCAG ATTATTGCATCTTCCAGCAGCAAGGGATCTATTGAAGGTAAAGCAATACTAGATAGAAATCAGACTTCAGAAAGCTTGATTGATTTGGCTTCCGATTCCATGAAGTCCGATGCTGCAGCAGCGCCACAAATACAGGAAAATCATCAGTCTAGTAATGAAGGCAATTCCAACTCTGATGAATCTTCCAAAAAGCAGGAGGCACCACAGGCTCCAAAACCAAATACTTTGGAATTTTTGTTATATGAGTTGTCTGTTCCCTCAGTAGAACCAGGAAATATGCCCGCAGCTGTTGTTTCACCAACCGAATCAATGGGGCAGATGTTGGCATTACCAGATGTTAGTGGTGCTTCTGCAACTGCTTCAGGAGGTAACATGCCAATTATCAATGATTCATCTGTTTCACCCATGGGACAGCTGTCAGCTTTACCTGTTAGTGCATCTGGAGAGAGCTTCTTCGATGGTGGTGTTTCTTCAACCGCACCGGTGGAGACAGCACTGTCATTACTTGATACTTTTGATACAACAACTCCATCTCCCGCAAATTTTCCCTCGCAACCTTCTAGTGAAACTAGTCCACAAGCTGTGCCTGATATTCTGGGAGACTCTACCTCCAAGTTTTCAAATGGGCAACAGCAATATCAACTTTCTGTATTTTCTACTGCAGATGGTTTATCTACCATACAAGAGAGTAGCACTACAACAGATGGAGCTTCAAATAACCAG CAATGGAGTTCATTGGAAATGGCTAATGCTCAAGGATCTTCTAGTGCTTCTGCCGAGCACCCTTCTACAGACATCATAATAGCAGACCAAGACGCCAACAGGGGGATTATATCTCAGCATCTTTCTATGGAAACAAAAACTTTTGGAAGACAGGAACTTCCAGTG GACCTTTTCACTGCAAGTTATTCATCAGCTCCAGGGTCTACACCAGGTTGGCAAAATGCTGCTCCTTATGGAATGGGATACAACGTTCAATATTATCCCAAGGCAATG CCCATGCAGCCATATCCCCACCAACCCCAAGCTATATCAAGCAACCCATTTGATCTTCACAATACAAATCCAATGCAAGTTTCACAG TTCCCATCCATGGAAAATATGCGGGTAGCAGTGCCTAATGTGTCAGCTCCTGGGGCCTTATCACCAACTTCAAGTTTTGACACAAATTCTTCAGGTTTAATGGCGAATCAAGCACCTTCTTATGCGTCTGCAATGCCTTTACAGACTTCTTCCTTCCCATCACCCGCTTCTGCTG GTGCATACATGGGGCAACAACAAATACACTTGAATATGCCAAATGCCAG GGGACAGGGTGGGAGTTTTGGTCCACCGAACATGTCTTCAAGCGGATACCCCTCATCCTCTGCTCCAAATTCTCTTCATTCTGGCGGAGGGAACCCTTTCGGATGA
- the LOC126665873 gene encoding probable ADP-ribosylation factor GTPase-activating protein AGD14 isoform X2, with translation MTKKEKEEERVERVIRGLLKLPENRKCINCNSLGPQYVCTTFLTFVCTNCSGVHREFTHRVKSVSMAKFNADEVSALQAGGNERAKQIYFKGWDPHRNSYPDGSNLHRLRDFIKHVYVDRKYSGDRGHDRLPRLKLGDKDDSHENRQVVLYSSGGSRSPSYEDRHERRSHTGGRNDDKNIKYYYDERRSPRYSQENSRSGGFKKSPARFEVVDDRFRDDGFRSRKDSDNHRFSHKDSTIGCLSPDYRKNKDRSSSPVIRPVQDILGENAPRLQIGRRSKAADRKENDASARNQIIASSSSKGSIEGKAILDRNQTSESLIDLASDSMKSDAAAAPQIQENHQSSNEGNSNSDESSKKQEAPQAPKPNTLEFLLYELSVPSVEPGNMPAAVVSPTESMGQMLALPDVSGASATASGGNMPIINDSSVSPMGQLSALPVSASGESFFDGGVSSTAPVETALSLLDTFDTTTPSPANFPSQPSSETSPQAVPDILGDSTSKFSNGQQQYQLSVFSTADGLSTIQESSTTTDGASNNQQWSSLEMANAQGSSSASAEHPSTDIIIADQDANRGIISQHLSMETKTFGRQELPVDLFTASYSSAPGSTPGWQNAAPYGMGYNVQYYPKPMQPYPHQPQAISSNPFDLHNTNPMQVSQFPSMENMRVAVPNVSAPGALSPTSSFDTNSSGLMANQAPSYASAMPLQTSSFPSPASAGAYMGQQQIHLNMPNARGQGGSFGPPNMSSSGYPSSSAPNSLHSGGGNPFG, from the exons ATGACGAAGaaggagaaagaagaagagagagttGAAAGGGTAATTCGCGGTCTTTTGAAACTTCCTGAGAATCGAAAATGTATCAATTGCAATAGCTTG gGGCCGCAATATGTTTGCACAACTTTCTTGACATTTGTATGCACTAATTGTAGCGGAGTACA TCGAGAATTCACTCATCGCGTTAAATCAGTTTCGATGGCTAAATTTAATGCAGACGAAGTTAGTGCTCTTCAAGCTGGAGGCAATGAG AGAGCGAAACAAATTTACTTCAAAGGTTGGGATCCTCACCGTAATTCTTATCCTGATGGCAG TAATCTTCATAGGCTTCGCGATTTTATCAAGCATGTTTATGTGGATAGGAAATATTCTGGTGACAGAGGTCATGACAGGCTACCAAGGTTAAAACTG GGTGACAAGGATGATTCTCATGAAAACAGGCAGGTTGTTTTATATAGTAGTGGTGGCTCAAGGAGTCCTAGTTATGAGGACAGACATGAACGGAGATCTCATACAGGTGGAAGAAATGATGACaagaatataaaatattattatgatGAAAGAAGAAGTCCTCGTTATTCGCAAGAAAATTCAAGATCTGGAGGTTTCAAGAAAAGTCCTGCTCGTTTTGAAGTTGTTGATGACAGATTTCGGGATGATGGTTTTCGAAGCAGAAAGGATTCTGATAACCATAGGTTTTCACATAAAGATTCCACAATTGGGTGCTTGTCACCTGATTACAGAAAGAATAAGGATCGGTCCAGCTCTCCAGTGATACGACCTGTTCAAGATATATTAGGGGAGAATGCTCCACGTCTGCAGATTGGTCGACGCTCTAAAGCAGCTGATAGGAAAGAAAATGACGCTTCTGCTCGCAATCAG ATTATTGCATCTTCCAGCAGCAAGGGATCTATTGAAGGTAAAGCAATACTAGATAGAAATCAGACTTCAGAAAGCTTGATTGATTTGGCTTCCGATTCCATGAAGTCCGATGCTGCAGCAGCGCCACAAATACAGGAAAATCATCAGTCTAGTAATGAAGGCAATTCCAACTCTGATGAATCTTCCAAAAAGCAGGAGGCACCACAGGCTCCAAAACCAAATACTTTGGAATTTTTGTTATATGAGTTGTCTGTTCCCTCAGTAGAACCAGGAAATATGCCCGCAGCTGTTGTTTCACCAACCGAATCAATGGGGCAGATGTTGGCATTACCAGATGTTAGTGGTGCTTCTGCAACTGCTTCAGGAGGTAACATGCCAATTATCAATGATTCATCTGTTTCACCCATGGGACAGCTGTCAGCTTTACCTGTTAGTGCATCTGGAGAGAGCTTCTTCGATGGTGGTGTTTCTTCAACCGCACCGGTGGAGACAGCACTGTCATTACTTGATACTTTTGATACAACAACTCCATCTCCCGCAAATTTTCCCTCGCAACCTTCTAGTGAAACTAGTCCACAAGCTGTGCCTGATATTCTGGGAGACTCTACCTCCAAGTTTTCAAATGGGCAACAGCAATATCAACTTTCTGTATTTTCTACTGCAGATGGTTTATCTACCATACAAGAGAGTAGCACTACAACAGATGGAGCTTCAAATAACCAG CAATGGAGTTCATTGGAAATGGCTAATGCTCAAGGATCTTCTAGTGCTTCTGCCGAGCACCCTTCTACAGACATCATAATAGCAGACCAAGACGCCAACAGGGGGATTATATCTCAGCATCTTTCTATGGAAACAAAAACTTTTGGAAGACAGGAACTTCCAGTG GACCTTTTCACTGCAAGTTATTCATCAGCTCCAGGGTCTACACCAGGTTGGCAAAATGCTGCTCCTTATGGAATGGGATACAACGTTCAATATTATCCCAAG CCCATGCAGCCATATCCCCACCAACCCCAAGCTATATCAAGCAACCCATTTGATCTTCACAATACAAATCCAATGCAAGTTTCACAG TTCCCATCCATGGAAAATATGCGGGTAGCAGTGCCTAATGTGTCAGCTCCTGGGGCCTTATCACCAACTTCAAGTTTTGACACAAATTCTTCAGGTTTAATGGCGAATCAAGCACCTTCTTATGCGTCTGCAATGCCTTTACAGACTTCTTCCTTCCCATCACCCGCTTCTGCTG GTGCATACATGGGGCAACAACAAATACACTTGAATATGCCAAATGCCAG GGGACAGGGTGGGAGTTTTGGTCCACCGAACATGTCTTCAAGCGGATACCCCTCATCCTCTGCTCCAAATTCTCTTCATTCTGGCGGAGGGAACCCTTTCGGATGA
- the LOC126666180 gene encoding uncharacterized protein LOC126666180, with amino-acid sequence MEDRIENSHEPEISKKSRSLDLKSLYQSSKSLKEAEIKNLKRKGGNGVDDSDLEKRKKSKKSVSVSSFRKVNGNGSKSLEEVYNGSLNSGSHGRKDLKSGLLNQLVDSSSGYSRILQSLEGTFYKIPRRKRGFVGRKKADIELQVVKPVDESSDKVGISDQVGESIVSDTGKVVESSKLKQKRVSDDPKENRNIETLSGRHNEEQDRHTDQLVGTSVVLSPKSTGHSVKNNGDASKKKSFRKRSRKRKDLIPEVKSANKEVEPLVDTNAVVGDDLHDDEENLEENAARMLSSRFDPSCTGFPPNSKASPNGLSFLLSSGREFATHESNYVSGSEYASLDAAARVLRPRKEHKVKGGSRKRRHYYEILSGDLDAYWVLNRRIKVFWPLDQSWYYGLISDYDDVTKLHHVKYDDRDEEWINLQDERFKLLLLPSEVPGKPQRKRSRTKEKLSNGKKEKLGSSKGKRDSSNKDDSHVGNYMDSEPIISWLSRSTNRVKSSSFRALKKQKISGSSLTSSTPLIRHEHSDGDFLSRDNNNLSGNSVLPVKFTRDGRTEAPEMEKLISPTDNKHPVVYYRRRFRNASKQPRHASQDNHVSIGIVESDTSFGPSVVASGPSGKQGFPLGRVDLDKAAEGLHSVGSLWLTDVKGLLKLNTELVGSREFIFELKLPVFSIRSSLYGADHTWFCHALVLLQHGTLMSVWPRVHLEMLFIDNIVGLRLLLFEGCLKQAISFVLQVLAVFHQPIEHGKFIDLQLPVTSIKCKFSCVQDLRKQLVFAFYNFSEVKNSKWMHLDSKLKSQCLLTKNLPLSECTYDNVKALQNGAGQLLDSAVCRVSTRIKGPIKRFKQCVSLVGVSREPIYVNSSSSSNFDKSRGWFPPFALSFVAAPTFFLSLHLKLLMEHSATHISFQDQNALEHPENSCNLLADDCYSVEDCAKKHSECTPYNNSKASSRDAESYEFLSFSKTEPQAVGISINNAGDGMKSLLKQQNVNIHTQPSAISNDSGEFGGDDTVLPRKWQCHHSESKQCDVSPKAVVERVDCSTGPHSILNGIRVEIPSCNQFDKHNDKELHGAQQSADLSWNMNGGIIPSPNPTARRSTWHRNRSNSTSFGHQAHGWSNGRGDFLQNNFGNGPKKPRTQVSYALPFGGFDYSAKHKGYPQKGISHKRIRTANEKRSSDLSRGSERNFEELSCEANVLITLGDRGIRVCGAQVVLELFDHNEWKLAIKLSGMTKYSYKAHQFLQPGSTNRYTHAMMWKGGKEWILEFPDRSQWALFKEMHEECYNRNIHAASVKNIPIPGVRLIEEDDDSGLEVPFVRHFSKYFRQVETDTEMALDPSRVLYDIDSDDEQWLSNNIMPSEVPNGSLRDISEESFEKTMNMFERFAFSQQRDQFTSDEIEELMAGVGSMEAIKAVYDYWLQKRQRKGMPLIRHLQPPLWERYQQQVREWELKMTKCNTAISHGCRDKVASIEKPPMYAFCLKPRGLEVPNKGSKHRSHRKISVPGQRNTLSADHDGFYAYGRRLNGFASGDDKVLYQGHYYEPFDESPLSQISPRTFSPRDGGGKGYFSMSSDRYDRSRIQKLHRIKSRKPGAYAFPNDTQMVPSYEDRTFDKRNGFDRWNIGFSEWPSQRNYYLDGPLSHGHEQFDSSDVEEFRLHDASGEAQYARKLAKFKREKAQRLLYRADLAIHKAVVALMTAEAIKVSSEDLTSDDG; translated from the exons ATGGAAGATAGAATAGAAAATTCCCATGAGCCGGAAATTTCTAAGAAATCGAGATCTTTGGATCTCAAGAGTCTTTATCAGTCttctaaaagtttaaaagaggCTGAAATTAAGAACTTGAAGCGAAAAGGCGGTAATGGTGTCGATGATAGTGATCTCGAGAAGagaaaaaagagtaaaaaatCAGTTTCAGTGAGTAGTTTTCGGAAAGTTAATGGTAATGGGAGCAAGAGTTTAGAGGAAGTGTATAATGGGAGTTTGAATTCAGGTTCGCATGGTAGGAAGGACTTGAAGTCAGGGTTGTTGAATCAGTTAGTGGATAGTAGTAGTGGATATAGTAGGATTTTACAAAGTCTAGAGGgtactttttataaaattccTAGACGGAAACGTGGTTTTGTGGGACGAAAAAAAGCTGATATTGAACTGCAAGTTGTGAAGCCTGTAGACGAGTCTAGTGATAAAGTGGGAATCTCTGATCAGGTTGGTGAATCAATTGTCTCAGACACTGGCAAGGTGGTTGAGTCTTCAAAGCTCAAACAGAAGAGAGTTTCTGATGATCCTAAAGAAAACAGAAATATTGAAACGCTTTCAGGTAGGCATAATGAGGAACAAGATAGGCATACCGATCAGTTGGTTGGTACAAGTGTTGTTTTGTCACCGAAGAGTACTGGTCATTCTGTTAAAAATAATGGCGATGCATCTAAAAAAAAGTCATTTAGGAAGCGTAGTAGAAAAAGGAAGGATTTGATACCTGAAGTTAAGAGTGCCAATAAGGAGGTTGAGCCATTGGTTGACACTAATGCTGTGGTAGGTGATGATTTGCATGATGATGAGGAGAACCTTGAAGAGAATGCAGCAAGGATGCTATCATCAAGATTTGATCCTAGTTGTACTGGATTTCCTCCAAACAGCAAGGCCTCTCCGAATGGTTTGTCCTTTTTGTTATCATCTGGCCGAGAATTTGCCACCCATGAATCAAACTATGTCTCAGGGTCCGAATATGCATCTCTTGACGCTGCTGCTAGAGTATTGAGACCAAGGAAAGAGCACAAAGTGAAGGGTGGCTCAAGAAAACGGCGCCATTATTATGAAATTTTGTCTGGGGATTTGGATGCATACTGGGTGTTAAACCGGAGAATCAAGGTCTTTTGGCCTCTGGACCAGAGTTGGTATTATGGCCTTATTAGTGATTATGATGACGTGACTAAGCTTCATCACGTAAAATATGATGATCGGGATGAGGAATGGATTAATCTTCAAGATGAGAGATTCAAACTATTGCTGCTTCCTAGTGAAGTTCCGGGTAAACCTCAGAGGAAAAGATCTAGGACAAAAGAGAAGCTCTCGAATGGGAAAAAGGAAAAATTGGGTTCCAGCAAGGGGAAGAGAGACTCGAGTAACAAGGATGATAGCCACGTAGGGAACTACATGGATTCAGAGCCTATTATCTCTTGGTTGTCTCGAAGTACTAATAGAGTCAAATCTTCCTCTTTTCGGGCCTTAAAGAAGCAGAAAATTTCTGGCTCGTCTTTGACTTCTTCTACACCATTGATTAGACATGAGCATTCAGATGGTGATTTTCTGAGTAGGGATAATAACAATTTATCTGGTAATTCTGTCTTGCCAGTCAAGTTTACTCGTGATGGGAGGACTGAGGCGCCTGAAATGGAAAAATTGATTAGTCCAACAGATAACAAGCATCCTGTTGTTTATTATAGGAGGCGGTTTCGCAATGCAAGTAAGCAGCCTCGTCATGCATCTCAAGACAATCATGTTTCTATTGGTATTGTTGAATCTGATACTTCTTTTGGCCCGTCTGTTGTTGCTTCTGGACCTTCCGGTAAGCAAGGTTTTCCTCTTGGAAGGGTGGATCTTGATAAGGCTGCTGAAGGATTGCATAGTGTAGGGTCTTTATGGCTGACTGATGTTAAAGGACTTCTGAAATTAAATACTGAATTGGTAGGATCAAGAGAGTTCATATTTGAGCTGAAGTTACCTGTTTTTTCTATCCGTAGTTCATTATATGGTGCAGATCACACTTGGTTTTGTCATGCTTTAGTGTTGCTTCAGCATGGTACACTGATGAGTGTATGGCCAAGGGTCCATTTGGAGATGCTTTTTATCGATAATATAGTTGGATTGAGGCTTCTCTTGTTTGAAGGTTGCTTGAAGCAGGCAATATCATTTGTTTTGCAGGTTCTGGCTGTATTTCATCAACCCATTGAGCATGGGAAATTTATTGACTTGCAGCTACCGGTTACTTCGATTAAGTGCAAATTCTCTTGCGTCCAAGATTTAAGGAAACAGCTCGTGTTTGCATTCTACAACTTCTCTGAAGTGAAGAATTCAAAGTGGATGCATCTGGACTCTAAGCTAAAAAGCCAATGTTTACTCACTAAAAACCTACCCCTGTCAGAATGTACATATGATAATGTAAAAGCACTTCAAAATGGAGCTGGCCAGTTGCTTGATTCAGCTGTTTGCAGAGTCTCCACCAGAATTAAG GGCCCAATAAAGAGGTTCAAGCAGTGTGTCAGCCTTGTTGGTGTCTCCAGAGAACCCATTTATGTAAATAGTTCATCTTCTTCTAATTTTGACAAGTCCCGTGGATGGTTCCCTCCATTTGCTCTTTCTTTTGTTGCTGCGCCTACTTTCTTTCTGAGTTTGCATCTAAAGCTGCTTATGGAACATAGTGCTACTCACATCAGCTTTCAGGATCAGAATGCATTAGAGCATCCAGAAAATTCTTGTAATCTACTGGCAGATGACTGCTACAGTGTAGAAGATTGTGCAAAGAAACATTCAGAGTGCACCCCTTATAACAATTCCAAGGCTTCTTCCAGGGATGCAGAGTCTTATGAGTTCCTATCTTTTTCTAAAACAGAGCCACAAGCTGTTGGGATTTCTATTAATAATGCTGGAGATGGGATGAAGTCCTTGCTAAAGCAGCAAAATGTCAATATCCATACTCAACCTTCTGCTATCTCCAATGATTCTGGAGAATTTGGTGGAGATGATACTGTCTTGCCGCGGAAGTGGCAATGTCATCATTCAGAGTCTAAACAATGTGATGTATCACCAAAGGCAGTAGTTGAGCGAGTGGACTGCAGTACTGGTCCTCATTCTATTCTAAATGGTATTAGAGTTGAAATTCCATCGTGCAATCAATTTGATAAGCATAATGATAAGGAATTACATGGTGCTCAACAATCTGCTGATTTATCTTGGAATATGAATGGTGGCATCATTCCTAGTCCAAACCCTACTGCTCGCAGAAGTACCTGGCATCGAAATAGAAGTAATTCAACATCTTTTGGACACCAGGCACATGGATGGTCAAACGGAAGGGGTGACTTTCTCCAGAATAATTTTGGTAATGGACCGAAGAAACCACGGACTCAGGTCTCATATGCATTGCCTTTTGGAGGTTTTGATTATAGCGCAAAGCATAAAGGCTATCCACAGAAAGGAATTTCACATAAGCGAATCAGGACAGCTAATGAGAAGCGGTCATCAGATCTTTCTAGAGGTTCTGAAAGGAACTTTGAGGAGTTGTCTTGTGAAGCAAATGTTTTGATTACACTTGGTGACAGAGGGATTAGAGTTTGTGGGGCACAAGTTGTATTGGAGCTTTTCGATCATAATGAGTGGAAGCTTGCAATAAAACTTTCAGGGATGACAAAGTATTCGTACAAGGCACATCAGTTTCTGCAGCCTGGCTCGACAAACCGGTATACACATGCTATGATGTGGAAAGGAGGAAAGGAGTGGATTTTGGAGTTTCCTGACAGAAGTCAGTGGGCACTTTTCAAAGAGATGCATGAAGAGTGCTACAATCGGAATATCCATGCTGCATCAGTTAAAAATATCCCAATTCCTGGAGTTCGCTTGATTGAGGAAGATGATGACAGTGGACTTGAAGTTCCATTTGTTCGGCATTTTTCTAAGTATTTTCGGCAGGTTGAAACTGATACCGAGATGGCTTTGGATCCATCAAGGGTACTGTATGACATTGATAGCGATGATGAGCAGTGGCTATCCAACAATATAATGCCTTCAGAAGTTCCTAACGGTAGTTTGCGGGATATCTCTGAGGAAAGTTTTGAGAAGACAATGAATATGTTTGAGAGATTTGCATTTTCTCAACAACGTGACCAGTTCACATCGGATGAAATAGAGGAGCTTATGGCTGGAGTGGGCTCAATGGAAGCAATAAAAGCTGTTTATGACTATTGGCTGCAGAAGAGGCAGAGGAAGGGAATGCCTTTAATCCGTCATCTACAG CCACCGCTATGGGAAAGGTATCAGCAACAAGTGAGGGAGTGGGAGCTAAAAATGACAAAGTGTAACACCGCCATCTCTCATGGATGTCGTGATAAGGTTGCATCAATCGAGAAGCCTCCCATGTATGCTTTCTGCTTGAAGCCGCGGGGGTTGGAAGTGCCCAACAAGGGATCTAAACATAGGTCACATAGAAAAATTTCAGTTCCTGGGCAAAGGAATACCTTATCTGCAGATCATGACGGCTTCTATGCTTATG GAAGAAGATTGAATGGGTTTGCTTCAGGGGATGACAAGGTTTTATACCAAGGACATTACTATGAACCTTTTGACGAGTCTCCATTGTCTCAGATATCACCAAGAACGTTTTCACCTCGGGATGGAGGCGGCAAAGGATATTTTTCAATGAGCAGTGATAGGTACGATAGAAGTCGCATCCAGAAGCTTCACAGGATCAAGTCAAGGAAACCTGGGGCTTATGCCTTTCCTAATGATACTCAGATGGTTCCTTCATATGAGGACAGAACTTTTGACAAGAGAAATGGCTTTGACCGGTGGAATATCGGCTTCTCTGAGTGGCCAAGCCAGCGTAATTACTACTTGGATGGCCCTCTTAGCCATGGTCATGAACAGTTTGACAGTTCAGATGTTGAGGAATTCCGGTTACATGATGCTTCTGGTGAAGCACAATATGCACGTAAATTGGCTAAATTCAAGAGAGAAAAGGCTCAGAGATTGCTTTATAGAGCAGATCTAGCTATTCACAAGGCTGTGGTTGCCCTCATGACTGCTGAGGCGATCAAAGTTTCTTCTGAAGATTTAACTAGTGATGATGGGTAG